Proteins from a genomic interval of Providencia stuartii:
- the mutY gene encoding A/G-specific adenine glycosylase, whose translation MEAQQFSLAVLNWYHKYGRKTLPWQKEKTSYHVWLSEVMLQQTQVSTVIPYFEKFISRFPDVIALANAPLDEVLHLWTGLGYYARARNLHKAAKVIAERFHGQFPTSFDDVVALPGVGRSTAGAILSLSQQQHYPILDGNVKRVLARCYAIEGWPGKKEVENRLWEISAKVTPNEGVQFFNQAMMDLGAMVCTRSKPKCELCPLQLGCVAYANHSWQNYPGKKPKQKIPEKTAWFLILQHGEQVWLEQRPPSGIWGGLFAFPQFETQQQMHEWLAQTGIKHDTPEQLIAFRHTFSHFHLDIIPVKVNIQAFTSAMDEGKGLWYNLNLGATIGLAAPVESLLQQLAVPPDILRKQ comes from the coding sequence ATGGAAGCTCAACAATTTTCGCTCGCCGTGCTTAACTGGTATCACAAATATGGACGTAAAACTTTGCCATGGCAAAAAGAAAAGACGTCCTATCATGTCTGGCTTTCCGAAGTCATGCTGCAACAAACCCAAGTAAGTACGGTTATCCCCTATTTTGAAAAGTTTATCAGCCGTTTTCCTGATGTCATCGCGCTCGCAAATGCCCCCCTCGATGAGGTATTACACCTTTGGACGGGTCTTGGTTACTATGCTCGTGCACGAAATTTACATAAAGCCGCAAAAGTGATTGCTGAACGTTTTCATGGTCAATTCCCAACTTCATTTGATGACGTTGTCGCTCTTCCCGGAGTTGGCCGTTCAACAGCAGGCGCTATCTTGTCGCTATCACAACAACAGCACTACCCAATTCTTGATGGTAATGTTAAACGAGTACTTGCTCGTTGCTATGCTATTGAAGGATGGCCGGGAAAAAAAGAAGTGGAAAATCGCCTATGGGAAATCAGCGCTAAAGTCACCCCCAACGAAGGCGTGCAATTCTTTAACCAAGCCATGATGGATTTAGGCGCCATGGTATGTACCCGTAGTAAGCCTAAATGTGAATTATGCCCACTACAGTTAGGCTGCGTCGCATACGCCAACCATTCATGGCAAAACTATCCGGGTAAAAAACCGAAACAAAAAATTCCTGAAAAAACGGCTTGGTTCCTCATTCTGCAACACGGAGAACAGGTTTGGTTGGAACAACGTCCACCGTCAGGTATCTGGGGAGGCTTATTTGCTTTCCCGCAATTCGAAACACAGCAACAAATGCATGAATGGCTGGCGCAAACGGGGATCAAACATGACACTCCAGAACAATTAATTGCGTTTCGCCACACTTTCAGCCATTTTCATCTGGATATTATTCCTGTTAAAGTTAATATTCAGGCATTTACTTCAGCCATGGATGAAGGCAAAGGACTTTGGTATAACTTAAATCTCGGTGCAACAATCGGCCTAGCTGCGCCGGTTGAAAGCTTACTTCAACAGCTTGCCGTGCCGCCTGATATTCTGAGGAAACAATAA
- the trmB gene encoding tRNA (guanosine(46)-N7)-methyltransferase TrmB has translation MINNVISPEYNEEGRVMRRVRSFVRRQGRLTQRQEDALQSEWAAMGIDFVAQPLDLATVFNNQNPVVLEIGFGMGASLVTMASQNPEKNFLGIEVHAPGVGACLALAKEENVTNLRVMCHDAIEVLDRMIPDESLSMVQLFFPDPWHKAKHNKRRIVQGPFADKIRTKLAVGGVFHMATDWEPYAEHMLEVMTHAQGYKNLSASGDYVPRPATRPETKFEKRGQRLGHGVWDLMFERTK, from the coding sequence ATGATCAATAACGTCATCTCCCCAGAATATAATGAAGAAGGGCGGGTTATGCGCCGCGTTCGCAGCTTTGTTCGTCGCCAAGGGCGTTTGACGCAACGCCAAGAAGATGCGCTACAAAGTGAATGGGCGGCAATGGGTATCGATTTTGTCGCACAGCCTTTAGATCTTGCAACGGTTTTTAATAATCAAAACCCTGTTGTGTTAGAGATAGGTTTTGGGATGGGAGCCTCTTTGGTCACTATGGCTTCACAAAACCCTGAAAAAAACTTTCTTGGGATTGAAGTTCATGCGCCGGGGGTTGGAGCATGTCTTGCTTTAGCAAAAGAAGAGAATGTGACTAATTTGCGTGTGATGTGCCATGACGCAATTGAAGTTTTGGACCGTATGATCCCAGATGAGAGCTTATCGATGGTTCAGTTATTTTTCCCAGATCCATGGCACAAGGCGAAACATAATAAACGTCGTATCGTTCAGGGGCCTTTTGCTGATAAGATCCGCACAAAACTTGCTGTAGGTGGGGTTTTTCATATGGCAACGGATTGGGAGCCTTATGCAGAGCATATGTTGGAAGTGATGACTCATGCGCAAGGGTATAAAAACTTATCAGCATCTGGTGATTATGTTCCTCGTCCAGCAACACGACCAGAAACAAAATTTGAAAAGCGTGGCCAGCGATTAGGGCACGGTGTATGGGATTTAATGTTTGAGAGGACAAAATAA
- a CDS encoding YggL family protein — MAKQQRSRRLRKKLRIDEFQELGFIVKWSFEEGTPIEEVDRAVDALIAEAIEPNGLAFEASGYMSWEGIVCLQKIGKCTEEHRAIVENWLKSKGMKDIVVSELFDVWWE; from the coding sequence ATGGCTAAGCAACAACGTAGTCGTCGTTTACGCAAAAAATTACGTATTGATGAATTCCAAGAGTTAGGGTTTATCGTAAAATGGAGTTTTGAAGAAGGCACTCCAATTGAAGAAGTAGATCGTGCTGTTGATGCACTGATTGCGGAAGCGATTGAACCGAATGGCTTAGCATTCGAAGCGAGTGGCTATATGAGCTGGGAAGGTATTGTTTGCTTGCAAAAAATTGGTAAGTGTACCGAAGAACACCGTGCAATCGTGGAAAATTGGCTGAAATCAAAAGGCATGAAAGATATCGTTGTGTCTGAACTATTTGATGTTTGGTGGGAATAA
- the glsB gene encoding glutaminase B translates to MSRLFSNQLLNDILDQVRPLIGQGAVADYIPALAKVSPHQLGIAVHTAEGETFMAGDAQTRFSIQSISKVLSLTLAMTRYEEDEIWSRVGKEPSGLPFNSLIQIEMEKGIPRNPFINAGAIVITDMLQSRLSAPKQRMLEFVRKLACEPDISYDLEVARSELEHASRNAAIAFLMKSFGNFENNVLTVLETYFHYCSLSMNCVELARCFSYLTAQGVSACSVDPIITPLQSRQINALMMTCGMYDGSGEFAFRIGMPGKSGVGGGIVCIVPNQFSVAVWAPELDSAGNSLVGCAALELLSKRIGRSVF, encoded by the coding sequence GTGAGTCGTCTGTTTTCTAATCAATTATTGAATGATATTTTAGATCAAGTGCGACCATTGATTGGTCAAGGTGCAGTTGCCGATTACATTCCTGCATTAGCGAAAGTCTCTCCTCATCAATTGGGGATTGCGGTGCACACCGCAGAAGGTGAGACTTTTATGGCAGGAGATGCTCAAACTCGTTTTTCGATCCAATCGATTTCCAAAGTGCTTAGTTTGACTTTGGCGATGACGCGCTATGAAGAAGATGAAATTTGGAGTCGAGTTGGGAAAGAGCCCTCGGGTTTACCTTTCAATTCCTTGATCCAAATCGAAATGGAAAAAGGTATTCCGCGTAACCCGTTTATTAATGCAGGGGCTATCGTGATTACGGATATGTTGCAATCACGGCTAAGTGCACCGAAACAACGTATGCTGGAGTTTGTCAGAAAACTGGCTTGCGAACCAGATATTAGCTATGACCTTGAGGTTGCGCGTTCAGAACTTGAGCATGCAAGCCGAAATGCCGCAATTGCTTTTTTAATGAAATCCTTTGGTAATTTTGAGAATAATGTCCTTACAGTTCTCGAAACTTACTTTCATTATTGTTCTCTCAGTATGAACTGTGTAGAGCTAGCGCGCTGTTTCTCTTATTTGACTGCGCAAGGGGTTTCAGCTTGCTCGGTTGACCCGATTATTACGCCATTACAATCACGGCAAATTAATGCGTTAATGATGACTTGTGGTATGTATGATGGCTCTGGTGAGTTTGCTTTTCGTATTGGCATGCCAGGAAAATCCGGTGTTGGCGGTGGGATCGTCTGCATTGTACCGAATCAGTTCTCTGTGGCGGTATGGGCGCCCGAGCTAGATTCCGCAGGGAACTCGCTGGTGGGGTGTGCAGCGTTAGAATTATTATCAAAACGAATTGGTCGTTCAGTGTTCTAG
- a CDS encoding DUF2884 family protein, whose amino-acid sequence MLRRTLIAFSLLACATSQAADYKCSVTPKDDIFMTPENVQVIGRSGDLKITPNGDVTLNGQSITLTEQQRQQAIRYQTAVRNDLPWIKQETQQKLSVSKNTLDKVVIRVIGEDSNVRKRLSKLENDLNGQINQVIETRPNGYAFHHDAINKVETQGRQLVNDSLGGILQDSINEMGRKQLLSGGDSSKALQGLLGNLGGLQQDLEAEWKKQENSFQQFGQQVCGKVTSLEQQRIALMNALK is encoded by the coding sequence ATGTTACGCCGTACTTTAATTGCATTCTCATTATTGGCTTGTGCAACCAGTCAGGCCGCTGACTACAAATGTTCAGTGACACCTAAGGATGATATCTTTATGACTCCTGAAAATGTGCAAGTTATCGGACGCAGTGGTGATTTGAAAATCACTCCAAATGGTGATGTGACCCTTAATGGTCAAAGCATTACGTTGACTGAACAGCAAAGGCAGCAGGCTATTCGTTACCAAACGGCTGTTCGCAATGATCTTCCATGGATTAAACAGGAAACCCAGCAGAAACTGTCTGTATCAAAAAATACGCTCGATAAAGTGGTCATACGCGTTATCGGAGAAGATAGTAATGTACGTAAGCGCCTCTCAAAATTAGAAAATGACCTTAATGGGCAGATCAACCAAGTGATCGAAACTCGCCCAAATGGCTATGCTTTTCACCATGACGCAATAAATAAAGTTGAAACTCAAGGGCGTCAATTAGTGAATGATAGCTTAGGGGGAATATTACAAGACAGTATTAATGAAATGGGGCGTAAACAGCTACTCTCAGGTGGAGATAGCAGTAAGGCCTTACAAGGACTGCTTGGAAACCTAGGTGGCTTGCAGCAAGACTTAGAAGCAGAATGGAAAAAGCAAGAGAATAGTTTCCAACAATTTGGCCAGCAAGTTTGCGGCAAAGTGACATCGTTGGAACAACAACGAATTGCCTTGATGAATGCGCTTAAGTAA
- a CDS encoding siderophore ABC transporter substrate-binding protein, with protein sequence MKKFIPAVLVSLLSFSAPYALSAESTVFTPNAVIAQGTEKVNIKHVSGETEVNKAPQKVVLFDFGIYDSMQKLGLGDKVVALPTGNAPEYVKGSIPTTMQNAGGMKQPDLDKIAELKPDLIVITGRQGKSYEALSKIAPTVNLGTDSKHYIDSVKANINLIGELYGNQKAVEEQLAQLDKSIAAAQEKAKQSKSNVLVLLHNDGKLIPNNQSVVYDVVKAQRVELPAPAEVDKAKRRVVDTKTIAQANPDVILIVDRSEAIGAGKLDKTVFEDQNIQETKAYKNGKITYLKSDLWYLSGGGLVSLTEQVNEVAKAL encoded by the coding sequence ATGAAAAAATTCATTCCTGCTGTACTTGTTTCCTTACTTTCTTTTTCCGCGCCGTATGCACTGAGTGCAGAATCGACAGTTTTTACGCCAAATGCCGTCATTGCACAAGGCACTGAAAAAGTGAATATCAAACATGTGTCTGGAGAAACTGAAGTGAATAAAGCGCCACAGAAAGTGGTTTTATTCGATTTCGGTATCTATGATTCCATGCAAAAGCTAGGATTAGGCGATAAAGTGGTGGCTTTGCCGACAGGGAATGCACCTGAATATGTGAAAGGCAGTATTCCAACAACGATGCAAAATGCAGGTGGGATGAAGCAGCCTGACTTGGATAAAATTGCTGAATTGAAGCCTGATCTTATCGTGATTACAGGCCGTCAAGGCAAATCTTATGAAGCGTTATCGAAGATTGCACCAACAGTTAATTTAGGGACAGATAGCAAGCATTATATTGATTCAGTTAAAGCAAATATCAATCTAATTGGTGAGCTTTATGGCAATCAAAAAGCGGTAGAAGAACAGTTGGCACAACTGGATAAGTCGATTGCTGCTGCACAAGAAAAAGCGAAACAATCGAAATCTAACGTGTTAGTACTGCTACACAATGATGGCAAGTTAATCCCGAATAATCAAAGTGTTGTTTATGATGTTGTGAAAGCACAACGTGTTGAGCTTCCTGCTCCTGCTGAGGTTGATAAAGCTAAGCGCCGCGTTGTTGATACCAAAACGATAGCACAAGCAAATCCTGATGTGATTTTAATTGTGGATCGTAGCGAAGCAATTGGGGCCGGTAAGCTGGATAAAACGGTTTTTGAAGATCAAAACATTCAAGAAACGAAAGCATATAAAAATGGTAAGATCACCTACCTTAAATCGGATCTGTGGTATTTATCCGGTGGGGGCTTAGTGAGTTTGACCGAACAAGTCAACGAAGTTGCCAAGGCATTATAA
- the hemW gene encoding radical SAM family heme chaperone HemW → MLKLPPLSLYIHIPWCVQKCPYCDFNSHTLKGEIPQQEYVEHLLHDLENDAKLIGDRTIKTIFIGGGTPSLLSAESMQSLMDGVRQRVNLSPDAEVTMEANPGTVEADRFSGYQKAGINRISIGVQSFGNDKLITLGRIHGAEEAKRAAKLATQLNLRSFNLDLMHGLPSQTRDEGLSDLRQAIELAPPHLSWYQLTIEPNTQFGSRPPTLPDDDTLWDIYSEGHKLLIAAGYEQYETSAYAKPGFQCEHNLNYWRFGDYLGIGCGAHGKVSFSDGRILRTIKTKHPRGYMEGRYLQKSYDVANQERPFEYFMNRFRLLEAMPRCEFSEYTGLAESVVRSSIDEAIAKGYITETEHEWQMTEHGKLFLNSLLELFLSEE, encoded by the coding sequence ATGCTTAAGCTCCCCCCTCTTAGTCTGTATATCCATATTCCTTGGTGTGTACAAAAGTGCCCATATTGTGATTTTAACTCACATACTCTGAAGGGGGAGATCCCCCAACAAGAGTATGTTGAGCACCTATTACATGATTTAGAAAATGACGCCAAATTAATCGGTGATCGCACCATCAAAACTATTTTTATTGGTGGTGGCACCCCGAGTCTCTTAAGTGCCGAGTCAATGCAATCACTCATGGACGGTGTACGACAACGCGTTAACCTTTCTCCAGATGCTGAAGTCACGATGGAGGCCAATCCCGGAACCGTAGAGGCGGATCGTTTTTCAGGTTATCAAAAAGCCGGTATCAACCGAATCTCAATAGGCGTACAAAGCTTTGGTAACGATAAACTAATCACACTAGGACGGATCCATGGTGCCGAAGAAGCTAAGCGGGCAGCTAAGCTCGCAACCCAACTCAATCTACGTAGTTTTAACTTAGATTTAATGCATGGGTTACCTTCACAAACCCGAGATGAAGGGTTATCGGATTTACGCCAAGCGATTGAATTAGCGCCACCTCATCTATCTTGGTATCAATTGACTATCGAACCCAATACACAGTTTGGTTCTCGTCCCCCAACGCTACCGGATGATGATACCTTGTGGGATATTTACTCAGAAGGTCATAAATTATTAATCGCCGCCGGCTATGAACAATATGAAACTTCAGCTTATGCTAAGCCTGGTTTTCAATGTGAACATAACCTTAATTATTGGCGGTTTGGTGATTACCTTGGTATCGGCTGTGGTGCTCATGGTAAGGTTTCATTCTCAGATGGGCGTATCTTGCGCACGATCAAAACCAAGCACCCTCGCGGCTATATGGAAGGACGTTATTTACAAAAATCCTATGACGTTGCTAACCAAGAGAGGCCGTTTGAATACTTTATGAACCGCTTTCGGTTATTAGAAGCGATGCCTAGATGTGAATTTAGTGAGTATACTGGATTAGCTGAATCTGTAGTAAGAAGCTCAATTGATGAAGCGATTGCTAAAGGTTATATCACCGAAACTGAGCATGAGTGGCAGATGACCGAACACGGTAAATTATTTCTAAATTCATTATTAGAACTTTTTCTTAGTGAAGAATAA
- a CDS encoding XTP/dITP diphosphatase, whose product MQKVVLATGNPGKVNELADLLRDFGMDIVAQTSLGVESVEETGLTFIENALLKARHASKHTGLPAIADDSGISVDALGGAPGIYSARYAGEDASDEQNLHKLLDAMKSVPDGQRQAQFNCVLVYLRHAEDPTPLVFHGRWQGVITHKPCGQGGFGYDPIFYVPELNCTSAELTKAEKQAVSHRGKALAMLLDALKNA is encoded by the coding sequence ATGCAAAAAGTTGTTTTAGCAACCGGCAATCCGGGAAAAGTGAATGAACTTGCAGACCTACTACGTGATTTTGGTATGGATATTGTTGCCCAAACTTCACTCGGTGTAGAGTCTGTTGAGGAAACAGGGCTAACATTCATTGAAAATGCGCTCTTAAAAGCTCGTCATGCATCTAAACACACAGGGCTTCCAGCGATTGCTGATGATTCAGGTATCTCAGTAGATGCCCTCGGTGGTGCACCTGGCATCTACTCCGCACGCTATGCTGGAGAAGATGCCAGTGATGAACAAAACCTGCATAAATTACTGGATGCCATGAAATCAGTGCCTGATGGCCAACGTCAGGCACAATTTAATTGTGTGTTAGTGTATCTACGCCATGCAGAAGACCCAACGCCACTGGTGTTTCATGGTCGCTGGCAAGGAGTGATTACCCATAAGCCTTGTGGACAAGGGGGTTTTGGCTATGACCCTATTTTTTATGTTCCCGAACTGAATTGTACTTCAGCCGAACTCACTAAAGCTGAAAAACAAGCTGTTTCACACCGAGGTAAAGCGTTAGCAATGCTATTGGATGCACTCAAAAATGCTTAA
- a CDS encoding YggT family protein produces the protein MQTLLFVVTTLIQLYIFVLLLRVWMQWVRADYYNPFSQFVAKITKPIVIPLRRLIPAIGPIDTASVVVAFILALVSIVVSLSLTNTLPILGITVIPIGIILLLTYAGKLIFWMILIRAIMSWVSQGRNSVDYLLYQLTEPLMAPIRRIIPAMGGLDFSAMIVMFILIALNYLRLDVSLMIDPTLTGILYSIGVM, from the coding sequence ATGCAGACCTTACTTTTTGTCGTAACAACTCTTATTCAACTTTATATTTTTGTTCTGCTGCTACGTGTATGGATGCAGTGGGTACGAGCCGATTATTACAACCCGTTCTCACAGTTTGTGGCAAAGATAACTAAGCCTATTGTTATACCATTGCGTCGTCTTATTCCTGCTATTGGCCCTATCGATACCGCATCTGTTGTGGTTGCATTTATCTTAGCGCTAGTGAGCATCGTTGTCAGTTTATCACTCACAAACACATTGCCAATTCTCGGGATCACCGTCATTCCTATTGGTATTATTTTGTTATTAACCTATGCAGGTAAACTGATCTTTTGGATGATTTTAATCAGAGCCATCATGAGCTGGGTGAGCCAAGGCCGCAACTCTGTTGATTACCTACTGTACCAATTAACAGAGCCTTTAATGGCGCCAATCCGTCGTATCATCCCTGCAATGGGTGGGTTAGATTTCTCTGCAATGATTGTGATGTTTATCTTGATTGCTCTAAATTATCTGCGTTTAGATGTGTCACTCATGATTGACCCAACATTGACGGGTATTCTCTACTCTATCGGTGTGATGTAA
- the proC gene encoding pyrroline-5-carboxylate reductase: MQHRKIAFIGAGNMAHAIIAGLVNHGYPASMITVCSPTPTRRDKIAEQYGVISHSDNLSAVQQADVVVLAVKPQMMEEVCQPLQKEVDFSQKLVLTIAAGIPAHRYSDYLAQPLQLVRIMPNTPSLVGKGVSGLFTESHINAEDKQFAEQLMQSVGSTIWCEQEQEINRIIAITGSSPAYFFLFMESMQQEAEKLGYSAEQARQLVLDAAEGAIALAKSQNDTAFATLREQVTSKGGTTAMALAQFYDQGLPQTVAKAMQSAISRAEEMEKLF; the protein is encoded by the coding sequence ATGCAACATCGCAAAATTGCCTTTATTGGGGCCGGAAACATGGCCCACGCTATTATTGCGGGACTGGTTAACCATGGCTATCCAGCCTCGATGATCACCGTCTGCTCACCAACACCGACTCGCCGCGATAAGATTGCCGAACAATATGGTGTTATTAGTCATAGTGATAATTTGTCAGCAGTACAACAAGCCGATGTGGTGGTACTCGCAGTCAAACCACAAATGATGGAAGAGGTCTGCCAACCGTTACAAAAAGAGGTTGATTTTAGCCAGAAGCTGGTACTGACCATTGCCGCGGGGATCCCTGCCCATCGTTACTCTGATTATTTAGCTCAGCCATTACAATTAGTGCGCATTATGCCAAATACACCGTCACTGGTTGGTAAAGGTGTGAGTGGTTTGTTTACTGAAAGTCATATTAACGCAGAAGACAAACAATTCGCAGAACAGTTGATGCAGAGTGTTGGCTCAACGATTTGGTGTGAACAAGAGCAAGAAATTAACCGTATTATTGCAATCACAGGTAGCTCACCAGCCTACTTTTTCCTGTTTATGGAATCTATGCAGCAAGAGGCTGAAAAGCTCGGTTATAGTGCAGAACAAGCACGCCAATTAGTTTTAGATGCCGCTGAAGGTGCGATTGCACTCGCCAAATCACAGAATGATACCGCCTTTGCCACTTTGCGTGAGCAAGTCACCTCGAAAGGGGGAACAACCGCAATGGCATTGGCTCAATTTTATGATCAAGGTCTTCCGCAAACGGTAGCAAAAGCCATGCAGAGTGCTATCTCACGAGCAGAAGAAATGGAAAAACTTTTTTAA
- a CDS encoding YggS family pyridoxal phosphate-dependent enzyme, whose product MTIQSNISDVKARIERAAAECHRSSQDITLLAVSKTKPCDAILAAIEAGQRQFGENYVQEGVEKIQFFADRQDLVWHFIGPLQSNKSRLVAEHFDWFHTLDRQKIAQRLNDQRPSTKAPLNVLIQINISDENSKSGIKLEQLADLAKQVSQMPNLVFRGLMTIPAPETDYQRQCEAFRKMEQAYKQLQIHYPSVDTLSMGMTDDMTAAIHCGSTLVRIGTAIFGARDYHNV is encoded by the coding sequence ATGACCATTCAAAGTAATATCTCTGATGTAAAAGCTCGCATTGAACGAGCGGCTGCTGAATGCCATCGCTCTTCACAAGACATAACACTGCTTGCTGTCAGTAAAACCAAGCCTTGTGACGCCATTTTGGCGGCAATTGAGGCTGGACAGCGTCAGTTCGGTGAAAATTATGTTCAAGAAGGTGTTGAGAAAATACAATTTTTTGCGGATAGGCAAGATCTTGTGTGGCACTTTATCGGCCCATTACAATCCAATAAGAGCCGCCTCGTTGCTGAACATTTTGACTGGTTCCATACCTTAGATCGGCAGAAAATCGCCCAGCGTCTTAATGATCAACGACCAAGCACTAAAGCACCATTAAATGTATTAATCCAAATTAATATCAGTGATGAAAATAGCAAATCAGGCATAAAATTAGAGCAATTGGCTGATCTGGCGAAGCAAGTTAGCCAAATGCCAAATTTAGTTTTTCGTGGTTTGATGACAATTCCAGCTCCCGAAACCGACTATCAACGCCAATGCGAAGCCTTTCGCAAAATGGAGCAAGCCTATAAACAATTACAAATTCACTACCCTAGCGTTGATACTTTGTCGATGGGAATGACTGATGATATGACCGCCGCTATCCATTGTGGTTCAACCCTTGTTCGAATCGGAACAGCGATTTTTGGTGCCCGTGACTATCACAATGTATAA
- the ruvX gene encoding Holliday junction resolvase RuvX produces the protein MSSRTLIAFDFGTKSIGVAVGQEITGTARSLASLKANDGRPDWQQIEKLLKEWQPQLVIVGLPLNMDGTEQLVTSQARNFANRIHGRFGVKVELHDERLSTVAAKAELFERGGYRALSKGKVDSASAVVILESWFEQHL, from the coding sequence ATGTCGAGCAGAACACTTATCGCCTTTGATTTTGGTACTAAAAGTATCGGTGTCGCCGTAGGGCAAGAAATTACAGGAACAGCTCGTTCGCTCGCCTCACTAAAAGCCAATGATGGACGCCCTGATTGGCAACAAATAGAAAAACTATTGAAAGAATGGCAACCCCAATTGGTGATTGTTGGCCTGCCTTTAAATATGGATGGTACCGAGCAACTGGTCACCAGCCAAGCACGTAACTTTGCCAATCGTATTCATGGCCGCTTTGGCGTCAAAGTCGAATTGCATGACGAACGCCTTTCTACCGTTGCGGCAAAAGCGGAACTCTTTGAGCGCGGTGGCTACCGAGCACTGAGTAAAGGTAAAGTGGATTCCGCTTCCGCAGTTGTTATCTTAGAAAGTTGGTTTGAACAGCACCTTTAA
- a CDS encoding YqgE/AlgH family protein, with the protein MNLQNHFLIAMPTLTDPYFEQSVVYVCEHNEKGAMGIVINKPIDDFSVSAMLEKLEITISTSTNASNLAKPVIAGGPVAEEHGFILHTPIKGFASSLHLNDNMMVTTSKDILETLGNDQHPMQSLVALGYASWEPGQLESEIMENSWLTVEAIPELVFDTPIKDRWQAAANLLGINIHTISMQAGHA; encoded by the coding sequence ATGAACTTACAGAACCATTTTTTGATAGCAATGCCAACACTCACCGACCCTTATTTTGAGCAATCCGTTGTTTATGTGTGCGAGCACAATGAAAAGGGTGCGATGGGAATTGTCATTAATAAACCAATTGATGATTTTTCCGTCAGCGCTATGCTCGAAAAATTAGAAATCACCATTTCAACGAGTACTAATGCGAGCAACCTAGCAAAACCGGTGATTGCTGGTGGCCCTGTCGCGGAAGAACATGGTTTTATTCTTCATACACCAATTAAAGGCTTTGCTTCAAGTTTGCACCTCAATGACAATATGATGGTGACAACGTCCAAAGATATTTTAGAAACGCTAGGTAATGATCAGCATCCAATGCAATCACTCGTCGCACTGGGTTATGCCAGTTGGGAGCCAGGCCAACTGGAAAGTGAAATCATGGAAAATAGTTGGCTAACGGTTGAGGCTATCCCTGAATTAGTGTTTGATACCCCCATCAAAGATCGCTGGCAGGCAGCGGCAAATCTGCTAGGGATTAACATTCATACTATTTCTATGCAAGCAGGACACGCATAA